Proteins from a single region of Aerococcus viridans:
- a CDS encoding cation diffusion facilitator family transporter: MSKSDKNHNHSHQDQSKKNIKIAFFTNFIFSISEFFFGFLFNSVSIMSDAVHDLGDSISIGFAWFFQGYSEKKQDERFTFGYNRFSLLGALITGVVLISGSFFMIYRSVPRLLDPQPVNYSGMFWLSLVAIALNGYAAWILSKGTSKNEGMLNLHMLEDVLGWIGVLVVSIVMNFTEAYRLDPILSILIALYILYKTVPEFFSTMKILLNGSPENVNVENLANSINNIPAVKDLSHFHIWSLDGEENALIVTVLIDSSDINKTREIKEEIAELAHTSGVKDHITIEITTSKDELEKGYAYGS; the protein is encoded by the coding sequence ATGTCAAAATCAGATAAAAATCATAATCACTCGCATCAGGATCAATCGAAAAAAAATATTAAAATTGCTTTTTTCACCAACTTTATTTTCTCCATAAGTGAATTTTTCTTTGGGTTTCTTTTCAATAGTGTGTCCATTATGTCTGACGCCGTTCATGATTTAGGGGACTCTATTTCAATTGGATTCGCTTGGTTTTTTCAAGGTTATTCAGAGAAAAAACAAGATGAACGGTTCACCTTTGGCTATAACCGATTTTCTTTACTGGGCGCGCTGATAACTGGCGTTGTGCTAATTAGTGGCTCGTTCTTTATGATCTATCGTAGTGTGCCACGTTTGCTTGACCCACAACCCGTAAATTATAGTGGCATGTTCTGGCTTTCTCTCGTAGCTATTGCATTGAATGGATATGCTGCTTGGATTTTAAGCAAAGGCACATCCAAAAATGAGGGTATGTTGAACCTCCATATGCTAGAAGATGTATTAGGGTGGATTGGGGTCTTGGTTGTGAGTATTGTAATGAACTTTACCGAGGCTTACCGATTGGATCCAATCTTATCGATTTTGATAGCACTCTATATCCTCTATAAAACTGTACCTGAATTTTTCAGTACAATGAAAATTTTATTGAACGGTTCGCCGGAAAATGTAAACGTAGAGAACCTGGCGAACTCCATTAACAATATTCCTGCTGTAAAGGACCTCTCTCATTTTCACATTTGGTCACTGGACGGAGAAGAAAATGCCCTTATCGTTACGGTTCTTATAGACTCTTCCGATATAAACAAGACTAGGGAAATCAAAGAAGAAATTGCAGAGCTTGCCCATACATCGGGTGTAAAGGATCATATCACAATAGAAATAACTACAAGTAAAGACGAACTGGAAAAAGGGTATGCTTATGGCAGTTAA
- a CDS encoding ArsR/SmtB family transcription factor — MDTSTTSPINKEKIQSISKVFKVISDPTRLSILFLLQKEELSVGNIVLALDKEQSAISHQLKILKDSRLVKARREGKSMVYSLDDLHVFSILEQVLTHINEQEQ; from the coding sequence ATGGATACATCAACAACTTCGCCAATCAATAAAGAGAAGATCCAATCAATAAGCAAAGTATTCAAAGTGATTAGTGACCCTACACGCTTGTCAATTCTCTTTCTTTTACAGAAAGAAGAGCTCAGTGTTGGAAACATTGTGCTTGCATTGGATAAGGAACAGTCCGCGATTTCACACCAACTAAAAATATTGAAAGATTCACGTTTAGTGAAGGCAAGAAGAGAAGGGAAAAGCATGGTTTACAGTCTTGATGATCTTCATGTTTTCAGTATTCTCGAACAAGTCTTAACTCATATCAATGAACAAGAACAATAA
- a CDS encoding heavy metal translocating P-type ATPase, with protein sequence METTKEQHSQEKEKHNHDHDHNHGKMPIILYFIGLALAIVALFLSGEYQLIKNIMFSLATISAGYHVIVLEGLGETIENTKANNKFTPNSHILMGLAAIGASAIGNFWEGTLLILIFSGAHFLEDYAEGRSKREITKLLEMNPTTARLIQPDGSTKNVDVSELKVGDQLQVLNGDQVPIDGVILSGSTSIDESSINGESIPKEKSKGDDVFGSTINGTGTFTMEVTKENKDTVFSKILQLVNQNQDNQTKAASIIQKFEPKYVTVVLIAIPLFMLLAPFLLDWTWSQSIYRGLVLLVAASPCALAAATVSVTLSTTSNLAKKGVLSKGSSYLSQLADTQAIAFDKTGTLTKGKPEVTNYYFADSVNEENMIDIVVALEKESNHPLADAILRKFEQKNQLTIEVENQIGKGLTGDYNGKNYRIGKPTSFDEVANEYIRLNNEWASEGKTVVYVAEDENVIGLIALMDVPSEHAKETIKYFKEQGIHTTLITGDSEMTGKAVAEQLGIDEVIANVMPEDKSRIIDEQKEKYGVTAMVGDGVNDAPALVNANVGIAMGDGTDVAVEVSDLVLMQDDLSKLVKAHGISSKMNRVIWQNILFSMAVVAFLVVVSLLGLTDIAISVIIHEGSTLVVILNGLRLLKSN encoded by the coding sequence ATGGAAACTACCAAAGAGCAACATTCACAGGAAAAAGAGAAACATAACCACGACCATGATCACAATCACGGGAAGATGCCTATTATTCTATACTTTATTGGTTTGGCATTGGCAATTGTTGCATTGTTCTTAAGTGGAGAATATCAATTAATTAAAAACATCATGTTCTCACTCGCCACAATTAGTGCGGGCTATCATGTCATTGTTCTGGAAGGTCTTGGAGAGACAATTGAGAATACAAAAGCAAATAATAAGTTTACGCCTAATTCTCATATTTTAATGGGATTAGCGGCTATAGGAGCTTCAGCGATAGGGAATTTTTGGGAAGGAACGTTGTTGATTCTCATTTTTTCAGGCGCACATTTCCTGGAAGATTACGCTGAAGGAAGAAGTAAACGAGAAATCACGAAATTACTCGAAATGAATCCAACGACTGCCCGGTTAATCCAGCCTGATGGCAGTACAAAAAATGTTGACGTCAGTGAATTAAAAGTGGGAGATCAACTTCAAGTATTGAATGGCGATCAAGTCCCCATTGATGGCGTCATTTTGTCAGGCTCTACGTCCATTGATGAGTCGTCTATTAATGGAGAAAGTATCCCAAAAGAGAAGTCCAAAGGAGACGACGTTTTCGGAAGTACAATCAATGGAACAGGTACTTTCACAATGGAAGTCACTAAAGAAAATAAAGATACAGTATTTTCAAAAATTTTACAGTTAGTAAACCAGAACCAAGACAACCAAACAAAAGCTGCGAGTATAATCCAAAAATTTGAACCGAAATACGTTACAGTTGTTTTAATTGCCATTCCGTTATTCATGTTATTGGCTCCTTTTCTCCTAGACTGGACATGGTCACAAAGTATCTATAGAGGATTGGTCCTTTTAGTGGCAGCTTCACCCTGTGCTTTAGCAGCAGCTACTGTATCGGTAACTTTATCGACGACTTCTAACTTGGCCAAAAAAGGCGTCCTTTCAAAAGGTAGTTCTTACCTGTCTCAATTAGCCGATACTCAAGCCATTGCATTTGATAAGACCGGAACTTTGACCAAAGGAAAACCTGAAGTAACCAATTATTATTTTGCTGATTCCGTGAACGAAGAAAATATGATTGATATCGTGGTAGCTCTTGAAAAAGAATCCAATCACCCCTTAGCAGATGCCATTCTAAGAAAGTTTGAACAAAAAAATCAACTGACTATTGAAGTAGAAAATCAGATTGGTAAAGGGTTGACAGGAGATTACAACGGCAAAAATTATCGGATCGGAAAACCAACTTCATTTGACGAGGTTGCAAATGAATATATTCGTTTAAATAATGAGTGGGCATCAGAAGGTAAGACAGTCGTATATGTAGCAGAAGATGAGAATGTCATTGGACTTATAGCTCTCATGGACGTTCCAAGTGAACATGCAAAAGAAACTATTAAATACTTTAAAGAACAAGGCATACACACCACTCTAATCACTGGCGACTCAGAAATGACAGGAAAAGCAGTTGCTGAACAATTAGGAATAGATGAAGTAATCGCGAATGTCATGCCAGAAGATAAATCTCGAATTATAGACGAGCAAAAAGAGAAATACGGCGTAACAGCAATGGTGGGTGATGGTGTAAATGATGCCCCAGCCCTTGTGAATGCAAATGTAGGGATTGCCATGGGAGACGGAACCGATGTAGCAGTAGAGGTGTCTGATTTAGTTTTAATGCAGGATGACTTATCTAAATTGGTTAAAGCTCATGGAATTTCTTCTAAAATGAATCGTGTCATATGGCAAAACATCCTTTTTTCAATGGCAGTCGTAGCCTTTTTAGTTGTAGTGAGTTTATTAGGTCTAACAGATATAGCAATCAGTGTCATTATTCATGAAGGAAGTACGTTGGTCGTTATTCTGAATGGACTTCGTTTATTAAAATCTAATTAA
- a CDS encoding recombinase family protein gives MSGYIYGYARVSTRSQELNRQIDLLNEQNCNEILTEKMTGTKADRPQLNRLKDKVRPGDTVIVESFSRLGRSTKDLIDLVTYFEEHEVKLVSLKENFDTSTPHGRLMMTVFQAFSQFERDLIVERTKEGLKSARARGRKGGRPRVNQRDIERAVKLYDSQAYSIKEITEMTGISKATLYRYLKGSTE, from the coding sequence ATGAGTGGATATATATATGGCTATGCCAGAGTGAGTACACGATCGCAAGAGTTGAATCGACAAATAGACCTACTCAATGAACAAAATTGCAATGAGATCCTAACGGAAAAAATGACCGGAACTAAAGCCGATCGTCCTCAGCTGAATCGACTAAAAGATAAGGTGCGTCCTGGAGACACAGTTATAGTCGAAAGTTTCTCTCGTTTAGGTCGGAGTACCAAAGATTTGATTGACCTCGTTACCTACTTTGAAGAGCATGAAGTGAAGCTTGTGAGTTTGAAAGAAAACTTCGATACTAGCACTCCTCACGGACGCTTAATGATGACCGTTTTCCAAGCCTTTAGTCAGTTTGAACGTGATTTGATTGTCGAACGTACGAAAGAAGGTTTAAAAAGTGCGCGTGCTAGAGGTCGAAAAGGTGGGCGTCCACGCGTTAATCAACGAGATATCGAGAGAGCGGTGAAACTGTATGACAGTCAGGCATATAGCATAAAAGAAATTACGGAAATGACTGGCATAAGTAAAGCTACGCTCTATCGCTACTTAAAAGGCAGTACAGAATAA
- a CDS encoding putative phage abortive infection protein, whose translation MNKYIKDHWKVLLIGVIGVLIVIPILTQVLINIETNSNGSDDGWLGFWGGYLGSIIGVAGAIFVVQIQLNEENKSREAEKVDNTFFNLLSLHNEQKNALTKKSIFENIYLNFTKELKKQLLEEGLNLFYSQDDLIIEILSDVTKGYQKYIEDNEGKLSPEFSARWERRKKEGPFSDSYTTTDDSILYENLYCALNEIERIEEFLELIHTKKIKLFSNVLFENALKGVHKGAFERLDESVQAYKYLQSEIPEEWNRLISDLEKYKSNHFDLLPDNRRKKSVEIALKDYYSEIGSYFRIFHRIIKYINEKVPSKESKKDYLGFLRATLNEKEMLVIFYNAVYTERGSGLLKEISKTTFFGEYHELLEDGTVQHFNSSSLLWKSDDLKIMREFGKE comes from the coding sequence ATGAATAAATATATCAAAGATCATTGGAAAGTGTTGTTAATAGGAGTTATAGGAGTATTAATTGTTATACCTATATTGACTCAGGTATTAATTAATATTGAAACGAATAGTAACGGTTCCGATGATGGTTGGCTAGGTTTCTGGGGTGGATATTTAGGCTCTATTATCGGGGTAGCTGGAGCAATTTTTGTTGTACAAATTCAACTAAATGAAGAAAACAAAAGTAGAGAAGCAGAAAAGGTTGATAATACCTTCTTTAATTTACTTTCATTGCATAATGAACAAAAAAATGCATTAACTAAAAAATCTATCTTTGAAAACATCTACTTAAATTTTACTAAAGAGTTGAAAAAACAATTACTTGAAGAGGGATTAAATCTCTTTTACTCACAGGACGATTTAATTATAGAAATACTAAGTGACGTTACAAAAGGATATCAAAAATACATTGAAGATAACGAGGGAAAATTATCTCCTGAATTCTCAGCAAGGTGGGAAAGAAGAAAAAAAGAAGGACCTTTCTCCGATAGCTACACAACCACAGATGATTCAATACTATATGAAAACCTATATTGTGCATTAAATGAAATTGAAAGGATAGAGGAATTCTTAGAACTTATCCATACTAAAAAGATTAAATTATTTTCTAATGTATTATTTGAAAATGCACTTAAAGGTGTACATAAAGGAGCATTTGAAAGATTAGATGAGTCTGTTCAAGCTTATAAATACCTTCAATCTGAAATTCCAGAAGAATGGAATAGATTGATTTCAGACTTAGAAAAGTATAAATCTAATCATTTCGATTTATTACCGGACAATAGAAGAAAGAAAAGCGTAGAGATTGCTCTTAAAGATTACTACAGTGAAATTGGCTCATATTTTAGAATATTCCATAGAATAATAAAATATATCAATGAGAAAGTACCTAGTAAGGAAAGCAAAAAAGATTATTTGGGCTTTTTAAGGGCCACCTTAAATGAAAAAGAAATGTTAGTTATTTTTTATAATGCTGTATATACAGAAAGAGGAAGTGGATTATTAAAAGAAATAAGTAAAACAACATTCTTCGGAGAATATCACGAATTATTAGAAGACGGCACCGTTCAGCACTTTAACTCTTCCTCCTTATTATGGAAATCTGATGATTTAAAAATCATGAGAGAATTTGGTAAAGAGTAA
- a CDS encoding copper-translocating P-type ATPase codes for MNKENKTKHHQDMHHDHDHEHMNHGEHNRDHHDHSGHDGHGHDGHSAHMMADFKQRFWVVLVLSIPLAIIAPMLMHLLGYHIDFPGQGLLEFGLATIVFFYGGKPFLSHAWHELKSGVPGMMMLISLAIVAAYVYSVLTTFFISGMNYYFELASLILIMLAGHYIEMKAQMSAGNAVESLAKLLPSDAEVIHEDGSTSEVKVDQLKKGDRIFIRPGAKIPIDATVYEGHSEVDESMLTGESVPVLKEADAQIVGGAINGDGILKAIVSKTGTDTYLAQIINLVTDAQAQKSKAQSIADVWAKYLFYIALVVGIIAFVAWTAIDGYLMGLQFMVATFVIACPHALGLAVPLVNAESTSLAAESGLFIQNRIAFEDAHKIDKIVFDKTGTLTQGEFGVDEITVMDGKFNETSLLQIVYAIESQSEHPIARGIVKEAESRKIEKLQVADYHNLTGKGLEGTVDGKNIQILSPKATRQAGYTFDEEAFKASASKGRTVVFVIYDQVLVGAIAVSDIVREEAKQVVAQLQNKGIQVLMLTGDNQQVADSVGQALHLDGVFAEVLSDEKASKIKALQADGGRVAMVGDGVNDAPALAQADLGIAIGAGTDVARETGDIILVDSNIHDVLNILNLSKATKQKINQNLMWGAGYNVVAIPLAAGVFAGLGIVLGPALSAIIMSLSTVVCAVNARMLRRAYKKLQAN; via the coding sequence ATGAATAAAGAAAATAAGACAAAACATCATCAGGATATGCACCATGATCACGACCATGAACATATGAATCACGGAGAGCATAACCGTGACCACCATGATCATAGTGGCCACGATGGTCATGGACATGACGGACACAGCGCTCATATGATGGCTGATTTTAAGCAACGTTTCTGGGTAGTTTTGGTATTATCTATCCCGTTAGCGATTATTGCACCTATGTTAATGCACTTGCTTGGTTATCATATTGATTTTCCGGGCCAAGGGCTTTTAGAATTTGGCCTTGCTACTATTGTATTCTTTTACGGAGGTAAGCCCTTCTTAAGTCATGCTTGGCATGAATTGAAATCGGGGGTTCCGGGTATGATGATGTTGATTTCTCTAGCGATTGTCGCAGCTTATGTCTATTCGGTTTTAACCACCTTCTTTATTAGTGGAATGAACTATTATTTTGAACTTGCTAGCTTGATATTGATTATGTTGGCGGGACATTACATTGAGATGAAAGCGCAAATGTCAGCTGGTAATGCCGTTGAATCACTAGCTAAACTCTTACCATCAGATGCTGAAGTGATTCATGAAGACGGATCAACAAGTGAAGTAAAAGTCGACCAATTGAAGAAGGGCGACCGTATCTTCATCCGGCCAGGTGCGAAGATTCCTATCGACGCTACAGTTTATGAAGGGCACTCTGAAGTAGATGAATCGATGTTAACTGGTGAATCTGTTCCCGTATTAAAAGAAGCGGATGCACAGATTGTTGGGGGTGCTATTAACGGTGACGGTATCCTAAAAGCTATTGTATCGAAAACGGGTACGGATACTTATTTAGCTCAGATTATTAACTTAGTTACTGACGCACAAGCACAAAAATCTAAGGCGCAATCCATTGCTGATGTCTGGGCTAAATATCTATTTTATATCGCTTTAGTTGTAGGGATTATTGCCTTTGTTGCTTGGACTGCTATCGACGGTTATCTAATGGGTTTACAGTTTATGGTAGCAACCTTTGTTATCGCATGTCCGCATGCACTTGGGCTGGCAGTTCCCTTGGTAAATGCTGAATCTACGTCCTTAGCTGCTGAATCTGGCTTATTTATTCAAAACCGTATCGCATTTGAAGACGCTCATAAGATAGATAAAATCGTTTTTGATAAGACAGGAACCCTTACTCAAGGTGAGTTTGGGGTAGACGAGATTACTGTTATGGATGGCAAGTTTAATGAAACTTCTCTTTTACAAATTGTCTACGCGATTGAAAGCCAATCTGAGCATCCAATTGCTCGAGGTATTGTGAAAGAAGCTGAAAGTAGAAAGATCGAAAAATTACAGGTCGCGGATTATCACAATCTAACCGGTAAAGGACTTGAAGGGACTGTAGATGGGAAGAATATTCAAATCCTAAGTCCAAAAGCTACTAGACAAGCAGGTTATACATTTGATGAAGAAGCTTTTAAGGCCTCTGCTTCTAAAGGGCGTACTGTTGTCTTTGTTATCTATGATCAGGTGTTAGTTGGTGCTATTGCAGTGTCGGATATTGTCCGTGAAGAAGCGAAGCAAGTAGTCGCTCAACTGCAAAATAAAGGGATTCAAGTGCTGATGTTAACGGGTGATAACCAACAAGTGGCAGATTCAGTAGGTCAAGCGCTCCATTTAGATGGTGTCTTCGCAGAAGTTTTATCTGATGAAAAAGCCAGCAAAATCAAGGCATTACAAGCAGATGGTGGACGTGTTGCCATGGTTGGTGATGGGGTCAACGATGCGCCGGCCCTTGCTCAAGCTGATTTAGGGATTGCAATTGGTGCAGGGACAGATGTTGCGAGAGAAACAGGCGATATCATCTTGGTTGATTCAAATATCCATGATGTTTTAAATATTCTTAACCTATCAAAAGCAACTAAACAAAAGATCAATCAAAACCTCATGTGGGGTGCGGGTTATAATGTGGTGGCTATTCCACTAGCCGCTGGTGTTTTTGCTGGACTAGGTATTGTCCTTGGACCAGCTTTGTCAGCTATTATTATGTCATTGTCTACCGTTGTCTGTGCAGTGAACGCACGGATGTTACGCCGTGCTTATAAGAAATTACAAGCCAATTAA
- a CDS encoding deoxynucleoside kinase: MTMITVGGMIGLGKTTVTNLIRDELDFKPFYESVEDNIMLPYFYKASPEEQLLKRYPFLTQLDFLNSRFKTIKQASREDKSVLDRSIFEDWYFARVNTDIGRISEEEFSIYENLSRNMMEELAEIPRKHPDLMLYLHGSFETVMTRIENRGRDFEQGEELTNYYHRLWSGYDDWVENHYNQSKVMFIDMEKYDLVKYPHHQNVLIQDIKDFMIENDIVTADTFE, translated from the coding sequence ATGACAATGATAACCGTTGGTGGGATGATTGGCTTAGGTAAAACCACCGTTACAAACTTAATCAGAGATGAATTAGACTTTAAACCCTTCTACGAATCAGTTGAAGATAACATTATGCTACCTTACTTTTATAAAGCTAGTCCAGAAGAGCAATTGTTGAAGCGCTATCCATTTTTAACACAATTGGATTTTTTGAATTCACGATTTAAAACAATTAAGCAAGCTTCTAGAGAAGATAAGTCAGTTTTAGATCGATCTATTTTTGAAGATTGGTACTTTGCTAGAGTGAATACAGACATTGGCCGTATTAGTGAAGAAGAGTTTTCAATTTACGAAAATCTATCTCGTAATATGATGGAAGAATTAGCTGAAATCCCGCGCAAGCATCCTGATTTAATGTTGTATCTACATGGCTCTTTTGAAACAGTGATGACTCGCATCGAAAACCGTGGACGTGATTTTGAACAAGGAGAGGAACTCACCAACTATTACCACCGCTTATGGTCTGGTTATGATGATTGGGTGGAAAATCACTATAATCAATCCAAAGTGATGTTCATTGATATGGAAAAATACGACTTGGTCAAGTACCCCCACCATCAAAATGTCTTAATTCAAGATATTAAAGACTTTATGATTGAAAATGATATTGTGACTGCTGACACATTTGAATAA
- a CDS encoding HD domain-containing protein — protein MEMVIRLKKIQDFARERMAFDPTGHDYWHADRVANLAKTLYIEDHGESNTEALIIIEAAAYLHDTIDDKLVSDIIFSQMEVEQLLDELCLSPASRENILYTIQHMSYSKNLTTQYDLSVEGQYVQDADRIDALGAMGIARTFAYGGHANNEIYNPKIPVIDVQNKDDYRNHPSTAINHFHEKLLKLEHSMNTEAGKEIAHERTLFMRQFLDQFMAEWQGNI, from the coding sequence ATGGAAATGGTAATACGGCTTAAAAAAATTCAAGATTTTGCAAGAGAACGCATGGCGTTTGACCCCACTGGTCATGATTACTGGCATGCAGATCGAGTTGCTAACCTTGCTAAAACCCTTTATATAGAAGATCATGGTGAAAGTAATACTGAGGCTTTGATCATCATTGAAGCTGCTGCTTATTTACATGATACAATTGATGACAAGCTAGTTTCAGATATTATTTTTAGTCAAATGGAAGTTGAACAACTTTTAGATGAGTTATGTCTTTCGCCAGCTAGTCGAGAAAATATTCTTTATACTATTCAACATATGTCCTACTCAAAAAACTTAACCACCCAATATGATTTGTCTGTTGAAGGCCAATACGTTCAGGATGCAGACCGAATTGATGCCCTTGGTGCAATGGGTATTGCTCGCACTTTTGCCTACGGCGGTCACGCTAATAACGAAATCTATAATCCAAAAATCCCTGTGATTGATGTGCAGAATAAAGATGATTACCGCAACCATCCTTCAACTGCAATTAACCATTTTCATGAAAAACTTCTTAAACTAGAACATTCTATGAATACAGAAGCTGGCAAAGAGATTGCGCATGAGCGGACACTTTTTATGCGACAATTTCTTGACCAATTTATGGCTGAATGGCAAGGAAATATTTAA
- a CDS encoding nucleoside 2-deoxyribosyltransferase → MDKRKDTSASTKLYLATPFFNPDQVRRVDEATKALNANPTVGVVHFPFDHQYKDTSFDRDPEGIFGSFEWQVATYQNDLSAMNTADAGVFLYDVENVDDGTAFELGFMRAMHKPAIVVLLSENGLENKELNLMIARGGTYFMTDINELATYDFNHFPTNPLPDMDVI, encoded by the coding sequence TTGGATAAACGTAAAGATACTTCAGCAAGCACTAAGCTATATCTAGCAACACCTTTTTTCAATCCTGACCAAGTTCGCCGTGTAGATGAGGCGACAAAAGCCTTAAATGCAAACCCTACTGTTGGTGTTGTTCATTTCCCATTTGATCACCAATACAAAGACACATCTTTTGACCGTGATCCAGAAGGTATTTTTGGTTCATTTGAATGGCAAGTAGCGACTTATCAAAACGACCTATCTGCAATGAATACTGCAGACGCTGGTGTTTTCTTATATGACGTTGAAAACGTTGATGACGGTACAGCCTTTGAGTTAGGTTTTATGCGTGCGATGCACAAACCTGCTATCGTTGTCTTATTAAGTGAAAATGGTTTAGAAAATAAAGAATTAAACTTGATGATTGCGCGTGGAGGTACTTACTTCATGACTGATATCAATGAATTAGCAACTTATGACTTCAACCACTTCCCAACAAACCCACTTCCAGATATGGATGTTATCTAA
- a CDS encoding branched-chain amino acid aminotransferase, which yields MTVDINWEELGFEYINLPYRWRAYWKDGEWYKSGLETENTIQIEEGAPILHYGQGAFEGLKAFKTKEGDIQIFRPDQNAKRLNASAARLVMPEVPEEDFIHAVKEVIKANAEYVPPYGTGASFYLRPTLIGVGDNIGVHAAKEYIFTVFAMPVGRYFKGGMVPTAFTTSEFDRAAPHGTGAAKVGGNYAGSLQPGIEAKEQGYSDVVYLDPATHTKIEEVGSANFFGIEKDTNKFVTPKSPSILPSITKYSLLWLAEHRLGLEVEEGDVYIDDLDRFSEAGACGTAAVISPVSFITHNDHKHVFYSETEVGPITKKLYDELVGIQNGDVEAPEGWIVKV from the coding sequence ATGACAGTAGATATCAATTGGGAAGAATTAGGTTTTGAATATATAAACTTACCATACCGTTGGCGTGCCTATTGGAAAGATGGCGAATGGTATAAGAGTGGTTTGGAAACTGAAAATACGATTCAGATTGAAGAAGGGGCACCAATTTTACATTACGGACAAGGTGCTTTTGAAGGATTGAAGGCATTTAAAACAAAAGAAGGCGATATCCAAATTTTTCGTCCTGACCAAAATGCGAAACGTTTAAATGCATCAGCAGCTCGTTTAGTGATGCCTGAAGTACCAGAAGAGGACTTTATTCATGCGGTTAAAGAAGTGATTAAAGCAAATGCTGAATATGTGCCACCATATGGTACAGGTGCATCATTCTACCTACGTCCAACATTAATTGGCGTAGGGGATAATATTGGTGTGCATGCAGCAAAAGAATATATCTTCACAGTATTTGCCATGCCTGTGGGCCGTTACTTCAAAGGTGGTATGGTGCCAACAGCCTTTACAACATCTGAATTTGACCGTGCAGCACCTCATGGTACAGGAGCAGCAAAGGTTGGTGGAAACTATGCGGGTAGTTTACAGCCAGGAATTGAAGCCAAAGAACAAGGATACTCTGACGTTGTATACTTAGATCCGGCTACACATACGAAAATTGAAGAAGTAGGTTCCGCAAACTTCTTTGGTATTGAAAAAGATACCAATAAATTTGTGACCCCTAAGTCACCTTCAATCTTACCGTCAATCACTAAATACTCATTACTTTGGTTAGCTGAACATCGTTTAGGCTTAGAAGTTGAAGAAGGCGATGTGTATATTGATGATTTAGACCGCTTTAGCGAAGCAGGAGCATGTGGTACAGCGGCTGTTATTTCACCAGTATCATTTATTACCCATAACGACCATAAACATGTATTCTATTCAGAAACTGAAGTAGGCCCAATCACTAAAAAATTGTATGATGAATTAGTGGGCATCCAAAATGGTGACGTTGAAGCACCTGAAGGTTGGATTGTTAAAGTTTAA
- a CDS encoding LrgB family protein, producing MNSLFDLLPSFGLFLTLGVYMIALWINKKLKTPIANPLLIAVILIIAILVVGKVNVPVYQESASFVSYLLTPATISLAIPVYKQRHILKENFWTIIITVVSAMITAVVSVLIVAVIFNMDEEILRSVLAKSVTTAIAIDITKIIGGVTPIIVGSVVLTGIFGVVVNEWIFKLLKIDSYFARGLAMGTSSHAMGTAESMKTNELQGAMSSIAMVVSGIVIAILVPIVAGFL from the coding sequence ATGAATAGTTTATTTGATTTATTACCGTCTTTTGGCTTATTCCTAACACTAGGCGTATATATGATTGCCCTTTGGATAAACAAGAAATTAAAAACACCTATTGCCAACCCATTGTTAATTGCAGTTATTTTAATTATTGCTATCTTAGTTGTTGGCAAGGTGAATGTTCCTGTTTACCAAGAGAGCGCCAGCTTTGTGTCTTATCTTTTAACACCAGCGACTATTTCTTTAGCCATTCCAGTATATAAACAACGCCATATTTTAAAAGAAAACTTCTGGACAATTATCATTACTGTTGTTTCAGCAATGATTACAGCAGTTGTGAGTGTCTTGATTGTCGCTGTTATCTTTAATATGGACGAAGAAATTTTACGTTCAGTATTAGCTAAATCAGTAACCACAGCGATTGCTATTGATATTACGAAGATTATTGGTGGTGTTACACCGATTATTGTTGGTTCAGTTGTTTTGACGGGTATCTTTGGTGTTGTGGTGAACGAATGGATCTTCAAACTTCTAAAAATTGATTCATATTTTGCACGTGGTTTAGCTATGGGTACTTCAAGTCACGCTATGGGTACTGCAGAATCGATGAAAACTAATGAGTTACAAGGGGCAATGTCAAGTATTGCCATGGTAGTATCTGGTATTGTGATTGCTATTTTAGTACCAATCGTTGCAGGTTTCCTATAA